Proteins from a single region of Catenulispora acidiphila DSM 44928:
- a CDS encoding cytochrome P450: MPSTRESGLATGAAPVPAAPGGWPLIGHTAAMLRNPLTFINSLADHGDLVRIRFGPVQLVVVCSPDLTRQVLMNDRVFDKGGPLYDRARDLLGDGLGTCRHDEHRRQRRLIQPAFHHSRIPGYAQAMSEQIEAVVGAWEDGHVIDVRSQMQLISARALMATMFSASMPADLLQQAVDDVNVFIAGVYRNTISPAVLNRLPIPANRRYRQAIGRLRSTIADIITERRAHPGDEDDLLSVLQRAELDADDETSADRRRFSDSELCDQVVLFLLAGSESTSTTLAWSFHLVAEHPAIRDRWYAEVDSVVQGAATIEDLPELPLTGHIITECLRLYAPAGMVTRTTMADTELGGYRITAGTSLIISPHLIHHRPEVHQQPEAFDPDRWSAPSGRARPGPTHEGYIPFGAGARRCIGEQFAVTEIALALATIAARWELQPLPGPAIEPSSIFGMHPKGLRMRARARVVPALNPAEQSA, from the coding sequence ATGCCATCGACCCGAGAATCCGGGCTTGCGACCGGCGCGGCACCGGTTCCCGCGGCTCCCGGCGGCTGGCCGCTGATCGGCCACACCGCGGCGATGCTGCGCAACCCGCTCACGTTCATCAACTCCCTGGCGGATCACGGGGACCTGGTCCGCATCCGGTTCGGGCCGGTCCAGCTGGTCGTGGTGTGCAGCCCGGATCTGACACGGCAGGTCCTGATGAACGACCGGGTCTTCGACAAAGGAGGACCCTTGTACGACCGCGCGCGGGATCTCCTCGGCGACGGTCTGGGAACCTGCCGGCACGACGAGCACCGGCGGCAGCGGCGCCTGATCCAGCCCGCCTTCCACCACTCTCGGATACCGGGCTACGCCCAGGCGATGAGCGAGCAGATCGAAGCCGTCGTCGGCGCGTGGGAAGACGGCCACGTCATCGACGTGCGGTCCCAGATGCAGCTCATCTCCGCCCGGGCGCTGATGGCGACGATGTTCTCCGCCTCGATGCCCGCCGACCTGCTCCAGCAGGCGGTCGACGATGTCAACGTGTTCATCGCCGGCGTCTATCGCAACACCATCTCCCCAGCCGTGCTGAACCGCCTGCCCATTCCGGCCAACCGCCGCTACCGCCAGGCCATCGGCCGCCTGCGGTCCACGATCGCCGACATCATCACCGAGCGACGGGCCCACCCCGGCGACGAGGACGACCTGCTGTCCGTCCTCCAGCGCGCCGAACTGGACGCCGACGACGAGACGAGCGCGGACCGCAGACGCTTCTCGGACTCCGAACTCTGCGATCAGGTCGTCCTGTTCCTGCTGGCCGGATCCGAATCCACCTCGACCACACTGGCCTGGAGCTTTCACCTGGTCGCCGAGCACCCGGCGATCCGGGACCGCTGGTACGCCGAAGTCGACTCCGTCGTCCAAGGCGCCGCCACCATCGAGGACCTGCCCGAGCTTCCGCTGACCGGCCACATCATCACCGAATGCTTGCGCCTCTACGCGCCGGCCGGAATGGTCACACGCACCACGATGGCCGACACCGAACTCGGCGGGTACCGCATCACGGCGGGTACCTCCCTGATCATCAGCCCGCACCTCATCCACCACCGGCCCGAGGTGCATCAGCAGCCTGAGGCGTTCGACCCGGACCGGTGGTCGGCACCTTCCGGACGGGCACGACCGGGACCGACCCATGAGGGCTACATCCCGTTCGGCGCCGGCGCGCGCAGGTGCATCGGTGAACAGTTCGCCGTCACCGAAATCGCCCTCGCCCTGGCGACGATCGCCGCACGCTGGGAACTCCAGCCCCTTCCCGGGCCGGCGATCGAGCCGTCCTCGATCTTCGGGATGCATCCCAAGGGTCTGCGGATGCGGGCCCGGGCCCGAGTCGTCCCCGCTTTGAACCCTGCGGAACAATCGGCATGA
- a CDS encoding Rieske 2Fe-2S domain-containing protein, with translation MTREVTGASAEPHQHPWGWYPVAFSREVTSGKVISRKFAESEIVIYRTETGRAHIVSPYCPHLGAHMGGARVDRELLVCPFHAFAFAPDGRCVRTGYGTPPPRGAQLTSTPVRERNGFIFAWHHQNGSPPSWEVEPFDFSGCGRGAVWSRTFQGNQIDFLENTADIGHFSTLHHVQATLVGTPRMDGHRYATDIDLSGFYRSELVTHAHVEVFGLGYVTVRFDMPKLGISAIEFAGLTPEGGGAMTLRRITHGRLAGTRLPRAAAWARRPASDLLGFALKVAGNSQVTADVRMWSRRVVTETPKLAQGDGPIAPARRWAQRFYQEQEA, from the coding sequence ATGACTCGTGAGGTGACCGGCGCGAGTGCCGAACCACATCAGCACCCGTGGGGCTGGTATCCCGTCGCGTTCAGCCGTGAAGTGACGTCCGGCAAGGTCATCAGCCGGAAGTTCGCCGAGTCCGAGATCGTCATCTACCGGACCGAGACCGGCCGGGCCCACATCGTCAGCCCCTACTGCCCGCATCTGGGTGCTCACATGGGCGGCGCCCGCGTCGACCGCGAGTTGCTGGTGTGCCCCTTCCACGCTTTCGCCTTCGCGCCCGACGGCCGCTGTGTCCGCACCGGATACGGCACGCCGCCACCCCGCGGCGCACAGCTCACCTCGACGCCGGTCCGCGAAAGGAACGGTTTCATCTTCGCCTGGCACCATCAGAACGGGTCCCCGCCGTCCTGGGAGGTCGAGCCGTTCGACTTCAGCGGATGCGGCCGAGGCGCGGTCTGGTCTCGCACGTTCCAGGGAAACCAGATCGACTTCCTGGAGAACACCGCGGACATCGGGCACTTCTCCACCCTGCACCACGTCCAGGCGACGCTCGTGGGCACGCCGCGCATGGACGGCCACCGCTACGCCACCGACATCGACCTGTCCGGCTTCTATCGCAGCGAGCTGGTCACCCACGCCCACGTGGAAGTGTTCGGCCTCGGATACGTCACCGTGCGCTTCGACATGCCGAAGCTCGGCATCAGCGCCATCGAGTTCGCCGGACTCACTCCGGAAGGCGGCGGCGCCATGACGCTGCGTCGCATCACCCACGGACGCCTCGCCGGCACTCGACTGCCGCGCGCGGCAGCCTGGGCCCGGCGTCCGGCCTCCGATCTCCTGGGCTTCGCGCTGAAGGTGGCGGGCAACTCTCAGGTCACGGCCGATGTGCGCATGTGGAGTCGCCGTGTCGTCACCGAGACTCCCAAGCTCGCCCAAGGCGACGGTCCCATCGCCCCCGCCCGCCGCTGGGCTCAGCGGTTCTACCAGGAACAGGAAGCGTGA
- a CDS encoding family 2 encapsulin nanocompartment cargo protein polyprenyl transferase: MSVTSVAERPRTADEVLAWARALVDPALRAVVDGLPGPLRRVCGYHFGWWDERGRATAADPGKAIRPALTLLTARAVGGSAEAAVPVAVAVELVHNFSLLHDDVMDADLTRRHRPTAWSVFGISQAILAGDALLAVANRLLAQEPAPVCDRGAEWIGTCCVELCAGQWSDMDFEQRADVSVSEVLAMAAGKTGALLGCACALGALAGGGTPAAAGRLDAFGRKLGLAFQYVDDLLGIWGDPAVTGKPVFADLERGKKSLPVVAALTSGTAAGARLAALYHADRPRGETELRSLAELIEAAGARTWACGQAAAALSDAVGILQTEIADPLPAAELLHVANLIAGRDR; this comes from the coding sequence ATGAGCGTGACCAGTGTCGCCGAGCGGCCGCGCACTGCCGACGAGGTGCTGGCGTGGGCTCGGGCTCTGGTGGATCCGGCGCTGCGGGCGGTGGTCGACGGCCTGCCTGGACCGCTGCGGCGCGTCTGCGGCTACCACTTCGGCTGGTGGGACGAGCGTGGACGGGCCACGGCTGCGGATCCCGGCAAGGCGATCCGCCCGGCGCTGACGCTTCTGACGGCGCGGGCGGTGGGCGGCAGTGCCGAAGCGGCGGTCCCGGTGGCGGTCGCGGTGGAGCTCGTGCACAACTTCTCGCTGCTGCACGACGACGTCATGGACGCGGACCTGACCCGTCGGCATCGGCCCACGGCCTGGAGTGTTTTCGGGATCTCCCAGGCGATCCTGGCCGGAGACGCGCTGCTGGCTGTGGCGAACCGGCTGCTGGCTCAGGAGCCTGCGCCGGTATGCGACAGGGGAGCTGAGTGGATCGGCACGTGCTGCGTGGAGCTGTGTGCCGGGCAGTGGTCCGACATGGACTTCGAGCAGCGGGCGGACGTCTCGGTGTCCGAGGTCCTCGCCATGGCGGCCGGGAAGACCGGGGCGCTTCTGGGATGCGCGTGCGCGCTGGGGGCGCTGGCCGGCGGCGGCACTCCGGCGGCGGCCGGCCGGCTGGACGCGTTCGGCCGGAAGCTGGGCCTGGCCTTCCAGTATGTCGACGATCTGCTGGGTATCTGGGGCGATCCCGCGGTGACCGGCAAGCCGGTGTTCGCCGATCTGGAGCGCGGCAAGAAGTCTCTTCCCGTGGTCGCGGCCTTGACCTCGGGCACCGCGGCCGGCGCACGACTGGCCGCGCTCTACCACGCCGACCGCCCACGCGGCGAGACCGAGCTGCGGTCGCTAGCCGAACTCATCGAGGCCGCGGGGGCGCGAACCTGGGCCTGCGGGCAAGCCGCCGCCGCGCTGTCCGACGCGGTGGGGATCTTGCAGACAGAGATCGCTGATCCGCTCCCTGCCGCCGAATTGCTCCACGTGGCCAATCTGATCGCCGGTCGGGACCGGTGA
- a CDS encoding arabinofuranosidase catalytic domain-containing protein, whose protein sequence is MPVTAMLRRRTRLVAVFLLVFAAALMMPGLGLSGTAKAAAASSLPCDLYSAGGTPCEAAYSTTRALSVSYAGPLYQVQRASDGSRLDVRVRSAGGVVDVAPENSFCGGTTCTITELYDQTANANHMPISPGTSCSGCSHGIAGPGPNGADIGASALALPVTVGGQPAYGALFNAQGIGYRITNAKNVPTGSQPEGVYMLTSSNLTSNGCCFDFGAGESNDTDDGNATMNAIYYGTDCWTQNCTGPGPWVGGDLENGMYFSNTGANPTSIPSEKGSFLTAWEKNNGTTNFTLKYGNGQQGGLTQSYSGALPNGYNPMKVQPSIELGTGGDNSIWGDGEFFEGAVLAGFPSDATENAVQAGVVAAGFANNTTYVPSTASLVSLKAHANGQYVDAAGSGSALIANAASTGKAETFDLITNPDGTASLRAHSDGEYVTAGTSPLIADRTTIGSAETYDLITNADGSVSFRAHANGDYVTAENAGASALIANRTAIGPWEEFDVVRDTAAVSFRAHANNDYVTAENGGAASLIANRTAVGPWETFDLISNSDGSVSLRAHANNDIVTAGTGSTALIASRTSIGTGEEFDLVQNADGSVGFRAHANYQYVTADNAGASPLIPNRNVIGQWEEFDLIYD, encoded by the coding sequence ATGCCTGTTACAGCCATGCTCAGACGCAGGACGCGGCTGGTCGCTGTGTTCCTGCTGGTGTTCGCGGCCGCGCTGATGATGCCTGGCCTCGGGTTGTCGGGGACGGCCAAGGCGGCGGCGGCCTCGTCCCTGCCGTGCGACCTCTACTCGGCCGGCGGCACGCCCTGCGAGGCGGCGTACAGCACGACCCGCGCGTTGTCAGTCTCCTACGCCGGGCCGCTGTACCAGGTCCAGCGTGCCTCGGACGGCAGCCGCCTCGACGTCCGTGTGCGGTCGGCCGGCGGGGTCGTCGACGTCGCGCCCGAAAACAGCTTCTGCGGCGGCACGACCTGCACGATCACCGAGCTGTACGACCAGACCGCCAACGCCAACCACATGCCGATCTCGCCTGGGACGTCGTGCTCCGGGTGCTCGCACGGGATCGCCGGTCCCGGGCCCAACGGAGCGGACATCGGCGCGTCAGCCTTGGCGCTGCCGGTGACGGTCGGAGGCCAGCCGGCGTACGGAGCCCTGTTCAACGCCCAGGGGATCGGCTATCGCATCACCAACGCCAAGAACGTGCCGACCGGCTCGCAGCCCGAGGGCGTCTACATGCTCACCTCGTCGAACCTGACCAGCAACGGCTGCTGCTTCGACTTCGGTGCGGGGGAGAGCAACGACACCGACGACGGCAACGCCACCATGAACGCGATCTACTACGGCACCGACTGCTGGACCCAGAACTGCACCGGCCCGGGACCGTGGGTGGGCGGCGATCTGGAGAACGGCATGTACTTCAGCAACACCGGCGCCAACCCGACGAGCATCCCCAGCGAGAAGGGATCGTTCCTGACCGCCTGGGAGAAGAACAACGGCACGACCAACTTCACGCTGAAGTACGGCAACGGCCAGCAAGGCGGCCTGACCCAGTCCTATTCAGGCGCCTTGCCCAACGGCTACAACCCGATGAAGGTGCAGCCCTCGATCGAGTTGGGCACCGGCGGGGACAACAGCATCTGGGGCGACGGGGAGTTCTTCGAGGGCGCCGTCCTGGCCGGCTTCCCCTCCGACGCCACCGAGAACGCGGTGCAGGCCGGGGTTGTCGCGGCCGGGTTCGCCAACAACACCACCTACGTTCCGAGCACCGCCTCGCTGGTGAGCCTGAAGGCGCACGCCAACGGCCAGTACGTGGACGCGGCGGGCAGCGGTTCGGCGCTCATCGCGAACGCGGCCTCGACCGGGAAGGCCGAAACGTTCGACCTGATCACCAACCCGGACGGAACCGCGAGCCTGCGGGCGCACTCCGACGGCGAGTACGTCACCGCCGGTACCTCGCCGCTCATCGCCGACCGCACCACCATCGGCTCCGCCGAGACCTACGACCTGATCACCAATGCGGACGGCAGCGTCAGCTTTCGGGCGCATGCCAACGGTGATTACGTCACTGCGGAGAACGCCGGCGCCTCGGCTCTGATCGCGAACCGCACCGCCATCGGTCCGTGGGAGGAGTTCGACGTCGTGCGCGACACCGCCGCGGTCAGCTTCCGGGCGCACGCGAACAACGACTATGTGACCGCGGAGAACGGCGGCGCCGCCTCGCTCATCGCCAACCGCACCGCCGTCGGCCCGTGGGAGACCTTCGACCTGATCAGCAACTCCGACGGCAGCGTCAGCCTGCGGGCCCACGCGAACAACGACATCGTCACGGCGGGCACGGGCAGCACCGCCCTGATCGCCAGCCGCACCTCCATCGGTACCGGCGAGGAGTTCGACCTCGTCCAGAACGCTGATGGCAGCGTCGGATTCCGAGCGCACGCGAACTACCAGTACGTGACCGCCGACAACGCCGGCGCCTCGCCGCTGATCCCCAACCGCAACGTGATCGGCCAGTGGGAAGAGTTCGACCTCATCTACGACTGA
- a CDS encoding HU family DNA-binding protein, translating into MVNKADLAAEVAEQMSGAEPDARQYVDAVFDVIMRHVAAGERVQILGFGTFDSVQRAARLGRNPQTGAAIQVPAGTSPRFHAGQTFRTRVAEASAVPAEASQDVAKPVEAKKIKAAKQKAEKKTAKKPEKIAKKPEKVAKKPEKAGKAAGKASKGGKAGKAAKAGKK; encoded by the coding sequence GTGGTGAACAAGGCGGATCTGGCTGCCGAGGTGGCGGAGCAGATGAGCGGCGCCGAACCTGATGCGCGGCAGTATGTCGACGCGGTGTTCGACGTCATCATGCGGCACGTCGCCGCTGGGGAACGAGTGCAGATTCTCGGGTTCGGCACGTTCGACAGCGTGCAGCGCGCGGCCCGGCTCGGGCGGAATCCGCAGACCGGGGCGGCGATCCAGGTTCCGGCCGGGACCTCGCCGCGTTTTCATGCGGGGCAGACGTTCCGGACCCGGGTGGCGGAGGCATCTGCGGTCCCGGCGGAGGCGTCGCAGGATGTTGCGAAGCCGGTTGAGGCGAAGAAGATCAAGGCAGCGAAGCAGAAGGCTGAGAAGAAGACTGCCAAGAAGCCCGAGAAGATTGCTAAGAAGCCCGAGAAGGTTGCCAAGAAGCCCGAGAAGGCTGGCAAGGCTGCTGGCAAGGCCAGCAAGGGGGGCAAAGCAGGCAAGGCAGCCAAGGCGGGCAAGAAGTAG
- a CDS encoding HTTM domain-containing protein, with protein sequence MTSDQAIRSDTGVAANVVPTSIVPAAGTVRRPDPVARAYTFLTEHAVSLQAASLLRIGYGLLYLVFLLREFPHRDEIWGPGSPWTPALARELFGQTGWFSILTLSDNPWYFELCYGFALVTAALFMLGWHTRVLSLLFALVVLSFHARSIYMADGGDNLTVLMSLYLVLTDCGRCRSLDARRRRRASSRVAGWPDAPHQSPSSARQQADLARRMLSTLLHNCGMFVIAAQVCILYGAAGLYKVQGDLWRDGTALHYVLNLDLFQPWPALSAQVDSHQLLAVIAGYVTVLVQVAFPFTVFSKLKYPVLCVLLSMHVGIAVLLGLPMFSGSMIVADIVFLSDGLIMRLARRLRPKRYGRVSASA encoded by the coding sequence ATGACGTCTGATCAGGCAATCCGTTCCGACACCGGCGTCGCCGCCAATGTCGTCCCCACCAGCATCGTCCCGGCAGCCGGCACCGTGCGCCGCCCCGACCCGGTCGCCAGGGCGTACACCTTCCTGACCGAACACGCGGTCTCGCTGCAGGCGGCGAGTCTGCTCCGCATCGGATACGGTCTGCTCTACCTCGTGTTTCTGCTGCGGGAGTTCCCGCACCGGGACGAGATCTGGGGTCCGGGCTCGCCTTGGACACCGGCTCTGGCACGCGAGCTGTTCGGGCAGACCGGGTGGTTCAGCATCCTGACTCTCTCCGACAATCCGTGGTACTTCGAGCTCTGCTATGGCTTCGCCCTCGTCACGGCTGCCCTGTTCATGCTCGGCTGGCATACGAGGGTGCTCTCGCTTCTGTTCGCCCTCGTGGTGCTTTCCTTCCACGCCCGCTCTATCTACATGGCGGACGGCGGCGACAATCTCACTGTCCTGATGTCCCTCTACCTCGTGCTCACGGACTGCGGCCGTTGCCGGTCTCTCGATGCCCGGCGTCGACGTCGCGCATCCTCGCGCGTGGCGGGGTGGCCCGATGCACCGCACCAAAGCCCTTCTTCTGCACGGCAGCAGGCCGACCTGGCGCGGCGGATGCTCAGCACCCTGCTGCACAACTGCGGCATGTTCGTCATCGCCGCCCAGGTGTGCATCCTCTACGGCGCGGCAGGCCTGTACAAGGTGCAGGGTGATCTATGGCGCGACGGCACCGCGTTGCACTACGTGCTGAATCTCGATCTGTTCCAGCCCTGGCCGGCGCTCTCCGCACAGGTTGACAGCCACCAACTGCTCGCCGTCATCGCCGGCTACGTCACCGTGCTGGTCCAGGTCGCTTTCCCGTTCACTGTGTTCAGCAAGCTCAAATACCCCGTCCTGTGCGTGCTGCTGAGCATGCATGTCGGGATCGCCGTCCTGCTGGGACTGCCGATGTTCTCCGGCAGCATGATCGTCGCCGACATCGTGTTCCTGTCGGACGGCCTGATTATGCGCCTCGCGAGACGGCTTCGGCCCAAACGGTATGGGCGCGTATCAGCTTCCGCCTAG
- a CDS encoding DUF5819 family protein: protein MSSTAIEPLPHISETYAVGGDDAVPRVRLSRPVEVAVVAAVALCLTAAVVHVAMVFLYVAPSNTVSQTYRKQIDAWVYPYFEQDWRLFAPDPQSARQEISARTSTVAPDGATRLSGWIDLTAVDDAAVRHDVFPSHTAQNMLRRAWAAYADADAQGAGGQPASQRAAMLQAYLRNIAVQRASAAHHVNFSAIQLRVVTTPIAPPSLGAVPNRPAASPSSVRYLPWWQVTTHDV, encoded by the coding sequence ATGAGCAGCACCGCAATCGAACCGCTGCCACATATTTCCGAGACCTATGCGGTCGGCGGCGACGATGCGGTTCCGAGGGTCCGGTTGTCTCGGCCGGTCGAGGTGGCTGTGGTTGCGGCGGTCGCCCTGTGTCTGACGGCAGCCGTCGTCCATGTGGCTATGGTCTTTCTGTACGTCGCGCCCTCCAACACCGTCTCCCAGACGTACCGGAAGCAGATCGACGCGTGGGTCTATCCGTACTTCGAGCAGGATTGGCGGCTGTTCGCTCCGGACCCCCAGTCCGCGCGCCAGGAGATCTCGGCGCGGACCTCGACCGTCGCGCCTGACGGTGCCACGCGGCTCAGCGGCTGGATCGATCTGACAGCCGTGGACGACGCGGCGGTGCGCCACGACGTCTTCCCGAGCCACACGGCCCAGAACATGCTGCGCCGCGCCTGGGCCGCCTACGCGGACGCGGACGCGCAAGGCGCCGGCGGCCAGCCCGCGTCGCAGCGGGCTGCCATGCTGCAGGCGTACCTGCGCAACATCGCCGTTCAGCGCGCCTCCGCCGCCCACCATGTGAACTTCAGCGCCATTCAGTTGCGCGTCGTCACGACGCCGATCGCGCCGCCTTCGCTGGGAGCCGTGCCGAACCGCCCCGCTGCGAGCCCGTCCAGCGTCAGGTATCTGCCGTGGTGGCAGGTGACGACCCATGACGTCTGA
- a CDS encoding discoidin domain-containing protein, with protein sequence MRNGLTRRQFMNGIGGAALATTVFSSGAAFAADGAGTGTERAPAPATPAPDDTVAAAYYQYLLRHTNWAQQKWDATAGHYAASDYNFAVVLGNAVLLTHGTYDASVAGVDAATLKTQTLATIDHFAASNVLNGGTEWGETMFFDSTFELYFILAAKLLWNDLDAATQTLIDKMTAAQAAYTTALGSGNDPRSGSWSPNGLAGGWEGDTKVDEMAVYAQCLGPAVAWLPQHPDNPTWSTWLTTWMLNDTGLPSADQANPTVVDGRPISDWNTAHNIFDTFFVENHGSFEPHYQLETWRMSARVAAHFLAAGRQIPAAAGAAKPNAAQLWRTIRHVQSDSGEPFMPMNPDRYHLFGRDVLPLAFLAQVMGDPLAARAEANMAAQLGPYQLYPPEYQLTKFSGEAKYEPEARAELAISYLFHVWRAQQGAPVRPVTGEQFVASASGATDYGAVPGLLVHNTANAFAATVSKPGYVKFCYAPNHDDWLFDLSGAAPSLLPATGATVTNRFAAAYSTLRDGYDASASLLTLASGYAGYATLPDGGVVYATSGNGAGEGVLNVFNLAMPGIAGLDGSRTYAGAGGAFTVSAGDVQTGGTNDLSFSAVTARYVRMLGIRPATQYGYSIYELQVYAPGGTTNLAQGKATTASSFTPAYPPPAATDGNPATRWAVAVASRSVPDSWLQVDLGAATQIDRVSIAWEAAYGAAFAIQTSDDGSTWSTAAALPVQHHVDGGWVNVDGRAGFVVRGSRNPLTVIGNTLTLSDGPATGAAGMVVEGYPAQTPQGTAAMAALPTPTPTPTPNSTVAGLAASIAGSHLSLFNLSGQNIGTESAPAELSVPASGRARLLYRGLQTTTATGTVYDVVLAAATARVEPPRFTLTGTIPAGVVAEVADSLHLTLTAPPTSGCTLTVVSRSNATTRTISLRAGQQKQLTFPGTLTPTPDLALGRTTYPTSPLPAGMSDPASAVDGNPHTAWTPGTPTARMVIDLGTPTPLATLTTHWTTPHIPPFAISASADGQHYTPLTTSNPHHPDQPLPINTTTRYLALTLQNWSPAHASLTALSLTS encoded by the coding sequence ATGCGCAACGGATTGACCCGGCGGCAGTTCATGAACGGGATCGGGGGTGCGGCGCTGGCAACGACGGTGTTCTCCTCCGGCGCCGCTTTCGCAGCGGACGGCGCTGGCACTGGCACCGAGCGAGCGCCCGCGCCCGCGACCCCGGCGCCCGACGACACGGTTGCCGCCGCGTACTACCAATACCTGCTGCGGCACACGAATTGGGCGCAGCAGAAGTGGGACGCGACTGCCGGCCACTATGCGGCGAGTGACTACAACTTCGCCGTGGTGCTCGGCAACGCTGTCTTGCTGACGCACGGCACCTATGACGCATCCGTCGCGGGCGTGGATGCCGCGACCCTGAAGACCCAGACCCTCGCCACGATCGACCACTTCGCCGCCAGCAATGTGCTCAACGGCGGTACCGAGTGGGGCGAGACGATGTTCTTCGACAGCACCTTCGAGCTCTACTTCATCCTCGCCGCCAAGTTGTTGTGGAACGACCTCGACGCCGCGACGCAGACCCTGATCGACAAGATGACCGCGGCGCAGGCGGCGTACACCACGGCCCTGGGCAGCGGGAACGATCCGCGCAGCGGCAGCTGGTCGCCCAACGGGCTGGCCGGTGGCTGGGAGGGCGACACCAAAGTCGACGAGATGGCTGTGTACGCGCAGTGTCTCGGACCGGCTGTGGCCTGGCTTCCACAGCACCCTGACAATCCCACTTGGAGCACCTGGCTGACCACCTGGATGCTCAACGACACCGGGTTGCCGTCGGCCGATCAGGCCAACCCCACCGTCGTGGACGGTCGGCCGATCTCGGACTGGAACACCGCGCACAACATCTTCGACACCTTCTTCGTGGAGAACCACGGCTCCTTCGAGCCGCACTACCAACTCGAGACCTGGCGCATGTCCGCGCGAGTGGCCGCGCATTTCCTGGCCGCGGGCCGGCAGATCCCGGCCGCTGCCGGGGCGGCCAAGCCGAACGCCGCGCAGCTGTGGCGCACCATCCGGCATGTGCAAAGCGACAGCGGCGAGCCGTTCATGCCGATGAATCCCGACCGATACCACCTCTTCGGTCGCGACGTGCTGCCGCTGGCGTTCCTGGCGCAGGTCATGGGCGATCCGCTGGCGGCGCGTGCCGAAGCGAACATGGCCGCGCAGCTCGGGCCGTACCAGCTTTATCCGCCGGAGTATCAGCTCACGAAGTTCAGCGGGGAGGCGAAGTACGAGCCGGAGGCGCGGGCCGAGCTGGCGATCAGTTACCTGTTTCATGTGTGGCGTGCGCAGCAGGGGGCGCCGGTTCGGCCGGTCACGGGGGAGCAGTTCGTCGCTTCGGCGTCTGGCGCTACCGACTATGGCGCCGTCCCCGGGTTGCTCGTGCACAATACGGCGAACGCGTTCGCTGCGACCGTTTCCAAGCCGGGGTATGTGAAGTTCTGCTACGCGCCCAACCATGACGACTGGCTGTTCGACCTCTCCGGCGCGGCGCCCTCGCTGCTGCCTGCGACCGGGGCGACGGTCACGAACCGCTTCGCTGCCGCTTACAGCACCTTGCGTGACGGGTATGACGCGAGCGCTTCGCTGTTGACGTTGGCGAGTGGGTACGCGGGATATGCGACGCTTCCCGATGGCGGCGTGGTGTACGCGACCAGCGGGAACGGTGCCGGGGAAGGTGTGCTGAATGTGTTCAACCTGGCGATGCCTGGCATCGCGGGGCTGGACGGGAGCCGGACTTACGCCGGTGCCGGCGGCGCTTTCACCGTCTCGGCTGGCGATGTGCAGACCGGCGGCACTAACGATCTGTCCTTCAGCGCGGTGACGGCGCGGTACGTCCGGATGCTCGGTATCAGGCCTGCTACACAGTATGGCTACTCGATCTACGAGCTTCAGGTCTACGCGCCTGGCGGCACGACCAACCTGGCGCAGGGTAAGGCCACGACTGCTTCGTCCTTCACGCCTGCCTATCCGCCGCCCGCTGCCACCGATGGCAATCCGGCCACGCGGTGGGCGGTCGCCGTCGCCAGCCGATCGGTGCCGGACAGCTGGCTGCAGGTTGACCTGGGAGCCGCCACGCAGATCGACCGCGTGTCCATCGCCTGGGAAGCTGCTTACGGCGCGGCCTTCGCTATCCAGACCTCGGACGACGGCAGCACCTGGAGCACCGCGGCGGCCTTGCCTGTGCAGCATCACGTAGACGGCGGTTGGGTGAACGTCGACGGCCGTGCGGGATTCGTCGTGCGCGGCAGCCGCAATCCGCTGACCGTGATCGGGAACACGCTCACCCTGTCCGACGGGCCGGCGACCGGCGCCGCCGGGATGGTCGTGGAGGGCTATCCCGCGCAGACGCCGCAGGGCACCGCAGCCATGGCGGCCTTGCCGACGCCGACGCCGACGCCGACGCCGAACAGCACTGTCGCAGGGCTCGCGGCGAGTATCGCCGGGTCGCACCTGAGCCTGTTCAACCTCAGCGGACAGAACATCGGTACCGAATCAGCGCCGGCCGAGCTGAGCGTTCCAGCTTCGGGGCGTGCGCGGCTGCTGTACCGCGGCCTACAGACCACCACCGCCACCGGGACGGTCTACGACGTCGTACTCGCCGCCGCGACCGCGCGCGTCGAACCCCCGCGCTTCACGCTGACCGGGACCATTCCCGCAGGCGTCGTAGCAGAGGTAGCGGACTCCCTGCACCTCACGCTCACAGCGCCCCCGACGAGCGGCTGCACCCTGACCGTCGTCTCCCGCTCCAACGCCACAACCCGAACCATCTCCCTGCGAGCCGGCCAGCAGAAACAGCTGACCTTCCCCGGAACCCTCACCCCAACCCCCGACCTGGCCCTGGGCCGCACCACCTACCCCACCTCACCCCTACCGGCCGGCATGTCCGACCCCGCCTCCGCCGTAGACGGCAACCCCCACACCGCCTGGACCCCCGGCACCCCCACCGCCCGCATGGTCATCGACCTCGGCACCCCCACGCCCCTGGCAACCCTGACCACCCACTGGACCACCCCCCACATCCCCCCATTCGCCATATCAGCATCCGCCGACGGCCAGCACTACACCCCCCTCACCACCAGCAACCCCCACCACCCCGACCAACCCCTCCCCATCAACACAACCACCCGCTACCTAGCCCTCACCCTCCAGAACTGGTCGCCCGCCCACGCCAGCCTGACCGCACTTTCGCTCACGTCCTGA